TATTTGACCCCATCTTTTTCAAACAAACGAACAACAAGGAAATCTTATTGTCCTCATTCAAAAATTGATAACAAGAATCGAATCCGTAAGATTTTTTAAATTGATCTAGTTGTTGAACAACTAATGGATACTTACTCGCAAACTGTTCGGAAAGTGCAAATGACGAAGAAGTAGTGGCAACACCACCTAAAACAACAGCTAAAGGTATCTTTAGAACATTACTTAGCATAAAGAATATACTTTGTTATTTCCAATTTATAGAAACAATTTTAAGAGAGGATTCCTAAACCTTTAACTATTCTTAGTTTCGGTTAAGTCTAACTTTAATTAGGAACTAAAAAATTAAAGCGACTTTTTGCGGGATTAAATGTTCTGTTGCTATCCTTAATTGGTTATTTTGTGAACTTTCTTATATTTTTTAAAGAATAAAGGTCTTGTAATCAAATAACAAGGGAGGATACATATGCATGAACATATGTCAAATCTAAGAAGATTATCTTTCTTATAACTTTCTGAGTGACAATCCTGAAAATTCTTGATTATTCATCAATTTAGTAACCCAATCATAAACATTGTGAAATTAGCACCTGACAGAAACAATAAAAAGTTTGGGCTTCATGAACTTCCAAAACCGTAACCTAATACAGAAGATCAATAGGAAACTGTAAATGGAATTTGTGTAAAGAAAAATCTGATCATCTTAACATACGAATCCCAACTATATTTATCTTTCTTGAAGAAATAAACTAGATATTTTCAAAGATTTTTAAAAAATTTCATACGTTAATACATAAATTATTGGATAAATATGTTTTTTTACACTTCTATCTCTTCTCCTAACAAGGAGTAAAAATTTACAAATTGAATATTCGCCTTTGGAATTATATTATTTCCAGATTTTGTTTATTCCTATGATTTTATTTAAAAAGTAAGTAGTTTTGAAACAATTTTGATAGAAAGTAAGTTTTTAATTTCACAAAAAACCCTAATCTAACGTCTCTATTCAGCATTTTTTCAAACTCAAACACTTTGTAATTATTTGTTCATTATTTTTCTGTAATTCAAATATTGGATTGCAAATTTGGTTGAATTTGTCGATTAAGTCTTGGGGGCGGGAAACAATAGTTCATTTTTTCGGATGGTTTCCTTTGAGGTGGAGGTGGTAGACTTGCTTAATAGAAGTTCAACATTCTCCTTCAAAGAATGAAAAAGGAAAGTTAGCCCGACATTTGCATTTGGCTTAAGTGCCCATAAATCTCCCTCCAAATATAACCTTATTTCATTTATAGCTATATTTTTAATTGTTTTGGCAATTCCGTGATGACAAAAAATGAGGTGCCCCCCCCAAGAAGAATTCCTCTGCATTTCTTCAACCCTTCTTCAGTTAATTGTTCCAAAGTAGAAACTAAAAACTTACATTTAGATTTAGAAATATCTTTTACTTGCAAAAAGGGGACTCCCCCTGCTCTGCAGTAGTACAACTTATCTCAATAATAATTGGATCTGGGAGGTCTACTTCCTTTAATGATTTGAAACAAATTCCCAAAAGTTTCATGAGTAAATTCCTCTAGGTCATCAAACATTGAATGAAATAAACATTGCATCCACTCTTCAAGTAATTCGTTAATTTTTTTCTTAAATTGAATAATTTTCCCTAGAGTTTCATAATTATTAACTATTCTTTTCTGAACCTCCAGAGGAGGTAAAGAAATAGGAAATTTTATGAAATTATCTCAAGATAAAGTTCCCCTTATAGATCCATGGCAAACTCACTTTAATCATTTTTCAATTTTTGAATTTTTAAACATGATTAGCAAATATTCTTTCATTAATTCTGAGTTAGTTACTCGAAAAACGTTATAGATATGACTAATTGCCACCAATTCATTAAATCTATTAATATCAACAGCTAAATGAACATTGTTTTGTATATTCACAAGATCAATCACAAAATCACCTTTTTCAGCTATCCAACCTGTCTTTAAATAAGATTCTTTAACCTCTCTAATGTTGTCAATAATGACTGAATACACGGAAATTCCCACCAACTTAGTGGTTTCTAAATTCTTGTTTTTTCTCTTGCAAAGGGCAACAAAGTTGCCAAGAGGAACAGCAGTTTTAAGCGCATTAACAGATTCGTCCATCTAGATATTTAATTTACTTTACTTTTTATGAGATGTGAGCAAATACTATTCCTTTTAAGTAATTACTTTTTAAGCTTTTTGGAAGTTAAGTTAGAAAAACGAAGTTACTACTTTTTTAAAAATTTTTAACACTTAAGAATATTGATTTTTCTTCTAAGTGAGGTTCTGTAATTTTTAATGAATATATGTTCTCGTCCGAGTCTAGAAAATCACTTAAGGGGTCTCCTCCCCAAGTTCCATTAATTACAGAATTCATAAAACTCTCGCTTTCAAATCGGGTTTTAAACCAATTTGCATTGTCATCATCTTCAATCGGGTTTGTATGAGTTTTTATAACAATTCTTTGTTCCCCTTCTCATAAATTCTTTTCCTTTAAAAGTTTTGTAGGTATTCATATTGTCCAAGTCGATTCAATAATGGAATCTTACTTTCCACTATTATCGCAAGAAAAGGAGAGATAGGGGTAAGAAGTGGGAGGTAACTTAGAAATTACCTTATCTGATCCCTTGTTTAATAAACAGTTTGGCAAATCTTTTCTCTCAGGTTCAGGACTTAAAAAATCCTCCTCTTCTTTTTGGACCTCATCTGGAGAATCACTTTGAATAGGTTGCGAAGGTGTAACTCTTTCTGCATCCTGTGTAGACGAATCTGAGGAACTTTGTGTCGAAAGGTTAATGCCCGGGGCGCTATTTGGGGAGGACATGTTCAAAAATGCCCAAATGCAAGACCCTCCTCCCGCAAATAATAATGAAGCTGATTTGGCTAAAAAACTCATTTAATGAAACTCTTTATATTCTTCTATGTTAATGGGGAGGGATTAGTAAAGAAGCTAATAATTTGGTTCCAAGTAATTTAAAAAGATTGAAAAATTAACAATTAACTAGAAGTTTCATCATCAAGATTTTCTATTGGAGGAAGAATGAGATATATTTGTCTAGAAACTTTTCCAGCTTCTTCTACTGTAACAGAAGCTAATCTTTGATTGGGTAACTCTCTACTGTCATCCATCTCATTTCAGATTCCTGTAATAGTTTCATTTAGTTCTTTACCTCTAAAAGTTGCTTGAATTTGACTATTTAAGATTCTTAGATTTTCAACTTGTTCTGTTTCAGTATTTATTTCAAATTTTTGACCAGTTAATCTGGTCAACTCATCATTCAGGAAGATCTTAGGAAACAAGCCTTTTCAGTCTTATGGAAGAAATATATAGTCATTCTTTCTATTTGTATTTTTGCAATTAATTGATAAATAATCCTCTTTAATTTTTGTTTGAACTTTAAGAAACCTTTCTAAATTTTCTGCAAAAGGAATAACTTTACATGACCCCTTGGCTTCGCTAGTTTTGACTTGAGTTGACTCTCTACCCGAATTTCTTGTGGAATCCAAGCTTAATGTTGAGCCTGCATTTGTTGGAGTAGATAAAATTGTTGAACTTGGGGAGGGAGAATAAGTGGAAGCTCCTACAGTATTGTGGGATTTTCAAAGATATAAAGGAATTCCAGTACAACCGCCTAGGGTTGTAACTGTAATAAAGACTTTTGTGCCTGAGTTCATGAAGAGAATTTCAATTACTATCCCTTTGGAAACCTAGTTATACTTGGTTTTTTTCGGTAGGGTTTAAGCCCCTAACCTCCGCTAAAAGTTTCTAACCAAAAATTAGAATGGTTGAACTATTTTTTTGAAAAAGACTTTGACTGCTAAAAAATTATTGAGAAATTAATTTATAACTGTCAAGAGAGAATATAGAATGCTCCAAAAATAAGGATTACTGTATAAAAAATAATTTTCCATATTTAACATATCAAATATGGGAGGAAGAGGGCTGGACAATTAAACTGTTTAATAAAAGCTCACAAAAATTAAATAAAGTTCCATGTTTTTGCCTATGAAATTAATTTTTCTTATATTAGGTGGAGTGGTCTTCGCTTCTGTTGCGACTCCTGTCGCTTTAACTACTGATTTTCTTTATGGTAATTTAACTATAGAAGAAAAAGCTAAACGATTAGGAGATTGTAAGATAGTGAAAAACAAAGAAAGGAGGGCTTTAGACAAGGAGACCTAGTGGCATGCGTAGATAAATATAAGAAAGTTTCATTTAAGTGATTTGACTATAAATCAAATTCTCCAATTGAGGTAGTTAAATTAGCATTTAAGCCCTTAAGCCTCAAACTTAAGTTAAAGGTCACAGAAAATAATCCTTATGATTGAAAATGGTTCTATATCGGAGAGAGTGAAGGTATTTCATTTAAAAATGTTGCATTCGGAAATGATGAGCATAACTTTACAGGGAATGAATGTGCGGTAAGTGGTAATGAAGAAAATTGAAAAATTAACTGTTCGTAGTTTTTATAGGATTTTAAAGCTTATCTTTAAAACTTAAAGCTATTTTTTAAAATTAGGACTTTCTAAATTACTGAAGACTCAGATTTTTCAAATCTAAAAGATTGAACTCTGGAAGTTAATTCTTTTTATACTAGGAAAATATACCTTCTTAAATTTCCTATTAGTAGTTAATCTTTAGTTACTAATATTATTAATTTATTTTTAGTCAATACAATTCAAGGGAAAATTGGAAACAACTTAATTTAAAAATATGACTGTTGAAAGCCAGATTAATCAAGATTTGATACAAACTTAATTAATTGACTGACCCATAAAACTAAGTAATTTAGAGGCAATTTGCAATTCAATATGTGAGTGAATTCTTGATTTTGCTTTTTCCGCCTCTCCCTTCTTTTCCTTAATTCATTTTTGAACTTTTTCTGTTCAAGAAATCAGAATCATACTATTTAATCTAGCAACTTCTTGTTCCTTTCTATATGCTATTCCTGCATTTGCATTTGACCTACTAATATCTGTTTTTCATTCTTGCTCTGTTTTATAAAAAATTTGAAAAGGATTTTGACTCTTTCAATCCCCTCAGCTATCAGCCTTAAAAAATTTATCACTTAGTTGCCCCTTCTGAACTTTCAAGTCTTTTCTAATTCAACCTATAGATTGAAGGTTTTTTAATACTACAGTAGAAGATGGACTATTAGATGATTTAGATGTCTCCAGCAAACTGCCATATTCTTTTAATTCTTCGTTAAAATTATTACTTTCAACTTTTAAGCCATTGTGTAATTCATAAACTTTTTGCAAACTAAACTTTTCACCTCGTGTTAAGGGTATTAAAGAATTAGCACCATTTGTTGATTTTTTTCAACTTTCTACTTTCAACTTAGCGCTTTCAAATTCTTTCAAAAAGACAGTTCTTATTGACTCGCTATTGGTTAAATGTAAATCTCTTTTATCAACATATTTAGAATCCATCTTTTTCTTAATTACCCCTACTTTTCCTTCTTTCACAATTTCTGAAAAAATTTCAGAAATTTTATCTTTTGGGGAATCTAATAGCTTAGGTGATAAGTCTAATTTAGTGGCATCTCAATCGTTTGATTCTAGTCGCAAGACAGGTAATGTCGCATTAGAACTATCAAGTTGTATGTTACTAGGTGAATTCTCCTTAGTCCCAAGATCTAACTTTGAGTCTTTGGAAGAGTATGTAGAGTTTTTAAGCTGTGAATTAATCTTAGGTTTGGGGGGGGCTTGAGTGCTTAGAAATTTACCTATCGAATCAAAGAGATTAAACTGACTATCTATTGCGGGTATAGTTGCGCCATTCAGTGCCAAAAAAGCTAAAGCTGATAAAGAAAACTTTAGCCTATTAGTCAAACTAAATTAGTGTTCTGAAGGAAAAACTACTTATTTTGATTTAAAAATATAGATATTTATTAGTTTCAAATTAACAAAAAACTAACTCCCTGAATTTCTTATTAATAATTATTAAACAATTAACTATTTAAATTCTGAAAGATTTCACTTAAGTTCTGTTCTTCCTACAGAACATTTAAAAATCCTTCCTTTTAACTCATGGCACTTCACTTGAACGCTTTTAAATTGACATTCTTTGTTCAATCCAAAACTCCCCAGATTAGACTTTTGTTCTTCTGAATTCTTAATGCCTCTTTATTTATTTCAAAACCAACCAGATTTAGTTTTTACCAAAATAGAATTATCTGCATAAGGACTTTTTCTTAAGCTAATAGCTTCTTCTCAAGTTCCGCCATTGTAAAAATAATGACTAGTAAATTGAGTTTTGTAGTCAGTTGTCTACACTATCTTCTTTAGGCAAACAAACAACAAAGAGACCTTATTGTCCTCATTCAGAAATTGATAGCAAGAATCAAAACCGTAAGATTTTTTAAATTGACCTAGCTGTTGAGCATCTAACGGATACTTACTAGCGAACTGCTCAGAAAGTGCAAACGACGACGAAGTAGTGGCAACTCCACCTAAAACAACAGCTAAAGGTATTTTTAGAACATTACTTAGCATAAGGAATATATTTTGTTCTTTCTAATTTATAGAAACAATTTTAAGTGAATTAACGGCTTCATCCATCCAGATATTTAATTTACTTTTTTGTGAGATTTTAGTAAATACTATTACTTTTGTAACTTTAAAAAGATAAAGGGAGAATGGTTTAACCGACTACTTTAAAAAATTTCTAATACTTTATTTATATTGGATTATCTTCTAAGTTCGGTTCTGTAATTTTGACTGAATATATATGCTCTTCCGAACCTAGAGAATCCTCTAAGATAT
Above is a window of Mycoplasma ovis str. Michigan DNA encoding:
- a CDS encoding restriction endonuclease subunit S, whose product is MDESVNALKTAVPLGNFVALCKRKNKNLETTKLVGISVYSVIIDNIREVKESYLKTGWIAEKGDFVIDLVNIQNNVHLAVDINRFNELVAISHIYNVFRVTNSELMKEYLLIMFKNSKIEKWLKWVCHGSIRGTLSWDNFIKFPISLPPLEVQKRIVNNYETLGKIIQFKKKINELLEEWMQCLFHSMFDDLEEFTHETFGNLFQIIKGSRPPRSNYYWDKLYYCRAGGVPFLQVKDISKSKCKFLVSTLEQLTEEGLKKCRGILLGGGTSFFVITELPKQLKI